A portion of the Lathamus discolor isolate bLatDis1 chromosome 5, bLatDis1.hap1, whole genome shotgun sequence genome contains these proteins:
- the TAGAP gene encoding T-cell activation Rho GTPase-activating protein isoform X1: MENLIECQSEADTKKCPPLVPADTEDGLCHLAADGTKKRKKVIPQSFTLRRSSANGNSLGQLDLDAKMALFGQPLAAICGEDDTLPQPIQDLFAMLYRKGPSTEGIFRKAANEKARKELKEDLNKGVNVDLKSKSVHLLAVVLKDFLRNIPSKLLSANLYEKWMQALEKPSKQEKIEELKEVAEKLPRPNLAVLKHLLSLLHRISQNAETNRMDSSNLAICVGPNMLSPETDNTIPLEVQKEMNDKVTVLVEFLINNCSEIFGKDITLPVCSSVESLEHTDSSTEYLCAAHQNDSAYDSPDPEAECSPSTSQVEHPKGRSTSVSRRCPASGSSLTNFRDDISMMDRRYSEPDLSFQNRLEGRIRNQKLNKSEDNFPVRQKQLGLEALEKRLAILPSQLSTDSLPKTSSSCSLESSDGSVFTSSPVVSPSSPKKTFLNRPQSFSTKATENCSVPSREIKKHSMSFSFANRRKTLIKTQSWGPGKNMFFQRDSFTKKEEQFSCRVVRENIPDDNKPLPVEHHPRPRFKSVDEVFREVDQRNPGRPPSYEEAIKNCLATKVASHSLTVQTMRLKMSNQDTLLPHPSSSCAQDAACMALRDLPSGRVSAVKNSDVETETLSVTVGINSRVSLPVTPGVYRLRAMSESYQKNKLEFVARRCSQPVFEVEQIQYAKESYV; the protein is encoded by the exons ATGGAGAATCTGATTGAGTGCCAGTCAGAG GCCGATACCAAGAAATGCCCCCCGCTGGTTCCAGCAGATACTGAAGATGGACTTTGCCACTTAGCTG CAGAtggaacaaagaaaagaaagaaggtgaTACCACAGTCATTTACTCTGAGACGAAGCTCTGCCAATGGGAATTCCCTAGGGCAGTTAGACTTGGATGCCAAAATGGCTCTGTTTGGCCAGCCTCTGGCAGCTATCTGTGGGGAAGACGACACACTGCCCCAGCCCATCCAG GATCTCTTTGCTATGTTGTATAGGAAAGGACCTTCCACTGAAGGGATATTCAGAAAAGCTGCCAATGAGAAAGCACGAAAGGAGTTAAAGGAGGACCTAAACAAAGGCGTGAATGTTGatttgaaaagcaaatctgTGCACCTGCTGGCAGTGGTCTTGAAG GACTTCCTCCGAAATATTCCCTCTAAACTGCTGTCAGCCAACCTCTACGAGAAGTGGATGCAAGCTCTGGAGAAGCcaagcaagcaggaaaaaattGAAGAATTGAAAGA GGTGGCTGAAAAGCTTCCGAGGCCAAACCTGGCCGTGCTCAAGCACTTGCTCTCTCTGCTCCACCGCATCAGCCAAAACGCTGAGACCAACAGGATGGACTCCAGCAATCTGGCCATTTGCGTGGGCCCAAATATGCTGAGCCCAGAGACAGACAATACGATCCCTCTGGAAGTGCAGAAGGAGATGAATGACAAG GTGACAGTGTTGGTGGAGTTCCTCATAAACAACTGCTCAGAAATATTTGGGAAGGACATTACCTTGCCAGTATGTTCCTCAGTTGAGTCACTGGAGCACACAGACAGCTCCACGG AATACCTGTGTGCTGCTCATCAGAATGACTCTGCCTACGACAGCCCAGATCCAGAAGCTGAATGCAGCCCTAGTACCTCTCAGGTGGAGCATCCCAAAGGGAGGAGCACTAGTGTGagcagaagatgcccagcctCTGGCTCTTCACTGACTAATTTCAGAGATGACATCAGCATGATGGACAGGAGGTACTCAGAGCCAGACCTGTCCTTCCAGAACCGCCTTGAAGGCAGGATAAGGAATCAGAAACTAAACAAAAGTGAGGACAATTTTCCAGTTCGGCAGAAACAGCTAGGTTTGGAGGCACTGGAGAAACGGCTTGCAATCTTACCTTCACAATTATCAACTGACTCTCTACCTAAAACATCCTCCAGTTGCTCCCTGGAGAGCTCTGATGGCTCAGTCTTCACCAGCTCCCCAGTAGTTTCACCCTCTAGTCccaaaaaaacctttttaaatAGGCCCCAGTCCTTTTCCACAAAGGCCACTGAAAACTGCAGTGTGCCCAGCAGAGAGATCAAAAAGCATTCCATGTCATTCTCTTTTGCAAACCGCAGGAAAACACTAATCAAAACCCAGAGCTGGGGGCCtggaaaaaacatgttttttcaGAGAGACAGTttcacaaagaaagaagaacagTTCTCCTGCAGGGTTGTCCGGGAGAACATCCCTGATGATAACAAACCATTGCCTGTGGAGCATCATCCAAGGCCCCGTTTCAAGTCAGTTGATGAAGTGTTCAGAGAGGTAGACCAGAGGAATCCTGGAAGACCACCCTCTTATGAAGAGGCTATTAAAAACTGCCTGGCCACTAAGGTTGCCTCTCACAGTCTTACAGTTCAAACTATGAGATTAAAAATGTCAAACCAGGACACTTTGTTGCCTCAtccaagcagcagctgtgcacaAGACGCAGCATGTATGGCTTTAAGGGATCTACCTAGTGGAAGAGTTTCTGCAGTGAAGAATTCTGATGTGGAAACTGAAACCCTCAGTGTCACTGTCGGAATAAACTCCCGTGTGAGTTTACCTGTGACCCCGGGAGTCTACCGATTGAGAGCCATGTCTGAATCCTATCAAAAGAACAAACTGGAGTTTGTGGCTCGGAGGTGCAGCCAGCCAGTTTTTGAGGTAGAACAGATCCAGTATGCCAAGGAATCCTATGTTTAA
- the TAGAP gene encoding T-cell activation Rho GTPase-activating protein isoform X4, with the protein MKVLSSCNTSKTLSTGNMENLIECQSEADTKKCPPLVPADTEDGLCHLADGTKKRKKVIPQSFTLRRSSANGNSLGQLDLDAKMALFGQPLAAICGEDDTLPQPIQDLFAMLYRKGPSTEGIFRKAANEKARKELKEDLNKGVNVDLKSKSVHLLAVVLKDFLRNIPSKLLSANLYEKWMQALEKPSKQEKIEELKEVAEKLPRPNLAVLKHLLSLLHRISQNAETNRMDSSNLAICVGPNMLSPETDNTIPLEVQKEMNDKVC; encoded by the exons ATGAAAGTGTTAAGCAGCTGTAATACT TCAAAGACACTAAGTACTGGGAACATGGAGAATCTGATTGAGTGCCAGTCAGAG GCCGATACCAAGAAATGCCCCCCGCTGGTTCCAGCAGATACTGAAGATGGACTTTGCCACTTAGCTG AtggaacaaagaaaagaaagaaggtgaTACCACAGTCATTTACTCTGAGACGAAGCTCTGCCAATGGGAATTCCCTAGGGCAGTTAGACTTGGATGCCAAAATGGCTCTGTTTGGCCAGCCTCTGGCAGCTATCTGTGGGGAAGACGACACACTGCCCCAGCCCATCCAG GATCTCTTTGCTATGTTGTATAGGAAAGGACCTTCCACTGAAGGGATATTCAGAAAAGCTGCCAATGAGAAAGCACGAAAGGAGTTAAAGGAGGACCTAAACAAAGGCGTGAATGTTGatttgaaaagcaaatctgTGCACCTGCTGGCAGTGGTCTTGAAG GACTTCCTCCGAAATATTCCCTCTAAACTGCTGTCAGCCAACCTCTACGAGAAGTGGATGCAAGCTCTGGAGAAGCcaagcaagcaggaaaaaattGAAGAATTGAAAGA GGTGGCTGAAAAGCTTCCGAGGCCAAACCTGGCCGTGCTCAAGCACTTGCTCTCTCTGCTCCACCGCATCAGCCAAAACGCTGAGACCAACAGGATGGACTCCAGCAATCTGGCCATTTGCGTGGGCCCAAATATGCTGAGCCCAGAGACAGACAATACGATCCCTCTGGAAGTGCAGAAGGAGATGAATGACAAGGTGTGTTGA
- the TAGAP gene encoding T-cell activation Rho GTPase-activating protein isoform X3: MKVLSSCNTSKTLSTGNMENLIECQSEADTKKCPPLVPADTEDGLCHLADGTKKRKKVIPQSFTLRRSSANGNSLGQLDLDAKMALFGQPLAAICGEDDTLPQPIQDLFAMLYRKGPSTEGIFRKAANEKARKELKEDLNKGVNVDLKSKSVHLLAVVLKDFLRNIPSKLLSANLYEKWMQALEKPSKQEKIEELKEVAEKLPRPNLAVLKHLLSLLHRISQNAETNRMDSSNLAICVGPNMLSPETDNTIPLEVQKEMNDKVTVLVEFLINNCSEIFGKDITLPVCSSVESLEHTDSSTEYLCAAHQNDSAYDSPDPEAECSPSTSQVEHPKGRSTSVSRRCPASGSSLTNFRDDISMMDRRYSEPDLSFQNRLEGRIRNQKLNKSEDNFPVRQKQLGLEALEKRLAILPSQLSTDSLPKTSSSCSLESSDGSVFTSSPVVSPSSPKKTFLNRPQSFSTKATENCSVPSREIKKHSMSFSFANRRKTLIKTQSWGPGKNMFFQRDSFTKKEEQFSCRVVRENIPDDNKPLPVEHHPRPRFKSVDEVFREVDQRNPGRPPSYEEAIKNCLATKVASHSLTVQTMRLKMSNQDTLLPHPSSSCAQDAACMALRDLPSGRVSAVKNSDVETETLSVTVGINSRVSLPVTPGVYRLRAMSESYQKNKLEFVARRCSQPVFEVEQIQYAKESYV; the protein is encoded by the exons ATGAAAGTGTTAAGCAGCTGTAATACT TCAAAGACACTAAGTACTGGGAACATGGAGAATCTGATTGAGTGCCAGTCAGAG GCCGATACCAAGAAATGCCCCCCGCTGGTTCCAGCAGATACTGAAGATGGACTTTGCCACTTAGCTG AtggaacaaagaaaagaaagaaggtgaTACCACAGTCATTTACTCTGAGACGAAGCTCTGCCAATGGGAATTCCCTAGGGCAGTTAGACTTGGATGCCAAAATGGCTCTGTTTGGCCAGCCTCTGGCAGCTATCTGTGGGGAAGACGACACACTGCCCCAGCCCATCCAG GATCTCTTTGCTATGTTGTATAGGAAAGGACCTTCCACTGAAGGGATATTCAGAAAAGCTGCCAATGAGAAAGCACGAAAGGAGTTAAAGGAGGACCTAAACAAAGGCGTGAATGTTGatttgaaaagcaaatctgTGCACCTGCTGGCAGTGGTCTTGAAG GACTTCCTCCGAAATATTCCCTCTAAACTGCTGTCAGCCAACCTCTACGAGAAGTGGATGCAAGCTCTGGAGAAGCcaagcaagcaggaaaaaattGAAGAATTGAAAGA GGTGGCTGAAAAGCTTCCGAGGCCAAACCTGGCCGTGCTCAAGCACTTGCTCTCTCTGCTCCACCGCATCAGCCAAAACGCTGAGACCAACAGGATGGACTCCAGCAATCTGGCCATTTGCGTGGGCCCAAATATGCTGAGCCCAGAGACAGACAATACGATCCCTCTGGAAGTGCAGAAGGAGATGAATGACAAG GTGACAGTGTTGGTGGAGTTCCTCATAAACAACTGCTCAGAAATATTTGGGAAGGACATTACCTTGCCAGTATGTTCCTCAGTTGAGTCACTGGAGCACACAGACAGCTCCACGG AATACCTGTGTGCTGCTCATCAGAATGACTCTGCCTACGACAGCCCAGATCCAGAAGCTGAATGCAGCCCTAGTACCTCTCAGGTGGAGCATCCCAAAGGGAGGAGCACTAGTGTGagcagaagatgcccagcctCTGGCTCTTCACTGACTAATTTCAGAGATGACATCAGCATGATGGACAGGAGGTACTCAGAGCCAGACCTGTCCTTCCAGAACCGCCTTGAAGGCAGGATAAGGAATCAGAAACTAAACAAAAGTGAGGACAATTTTCCAGTTCGGCAGAAACAGCTAGGTTTGGAGGCACTGGAGAAACGGCTTGCAATCTTACCTTCACAATTATCAACTGACTCTCTACCTAAAACATCCTCCAGTTGCTCCCTGGAGAGCTCTGATGGCTCAGTCTTCACCAGCTCCCCAGTAGTTTCACCCTCTAGTCccaaaaaaacctttttaaatAGGCCCCAGTCCTTTTCCACAAAGGCCACTGAAAACTGCAGTGTGCCCAGCAGAGAGATCAAAAAGCATTCCATGTCATTCTCTTTTGCAAACCGCAGGAAAACACTAATCAAAACCCAGAGCTGGGGGCCtggaaaaaacatgttttttcaGAGAGACAGTttcacaaagaaagaagaacagTTCTCCTGCAGGGTTGTCCGGGAGAACATCCCTGATGATAACAAACCATTGCCTGTGGAGCATCATCCAAGGCCCCGTTTCAAGTCAGTTGATGAAGTGTTCAGAGAGGTAGACCAGAGGAATCCTGGAAGACCACCCTCTTATGAAGAGGCTATTAAAAACTGCCTGGCCACTAAGGTTGCCTCTCACAGTCTTACAGTTCAAACTATGAGATTAAAAATGTCAAACCAGGACACTTTGTTGCCTCAtccaagcagcagctgtgcacaAGACGCAGCATGTATGGCTTTAAGGGATCTACCTAGTGGAAGAGTTTCTGCAGTGAAGAATTCTGATGTGGAAACTGAAACCCTCAGTGTCACTGTCGGAATAAACTCCCGTGTGAGTTTACCTGTGACCCCGGGAGTCTACCGATTGAGAGCCATGTCTGAATCCTATCAAAAGAACAAACTGGAGTTTGTGGCTCGGAGGTGCAGCCAGCCAGTTTTTGAGGTAGAACAGATCCAGTATGCCAAGGAATCCTATGTTTAA
- the TAGAP gene encoding T-cell activation Rho GTPase-activating protein isoform X2 — protein sequence MKVLSSCNTSKTLSTGNMENLIECQSEADTKKCPPLVPADTEDGLCHLAADGTKKRKKVIPQSFTLRRSSANGNSLGQLDLDAKMALFGQPLAAICGEDDTLPQPIQDLFAMLYRKGPSTEGIFRKAANEKARKELKEDLNKGVNVDLKSKSVHLLAVVLKDFLRNIPSKLLSANLYEKWMQALEKPSKQEKIEELKEVAEKLPRPNLAVLKHLLSLLHRISQNAETNRMDSSNLAICVGPNMLSPETDNTIPLEVQKEMNDKVTVLVEFLINNCSEIFGKDITLPVCSSVESLEHTDSSTEYLCAAHQNDSAYDSPDPEAECSPSTSQVEHPKGRSTSVSRRCPASGSSLTNFRDDISMMDRRYSEPDLSFQNRLEGRIRNQKLNKSEDNFPVRQKQLGLEALEKRLAILPSQLSTDSLPKTSSSCSLESSDGSVFTSSPVVSPSSPKKTFLNRPQSFSTKATENCSVPSREIKKHSMSFSFANRRKTLIKTQSWGPGKNMFFQRDSFTKKEEQFSCRVVRENIPDDNKPLPVEHHPRPRFKSVDEVFREVDQRNPGRPPSYEEAIKNCLATKVASHSLTVQTMRLKMSNQDTLLPHPSSSCAQDAACMALRDLPSGRVSAVKNSDVETETLSVTVGINSRVSLPVTPGVYRLRAMSESYQKNKLEFVARRCSQPVFEVEQIQYAKESYV from the exons ATGAAAGTGTTAAGCAGCTGTAATACT TCAAAGACACTAAGTACTGGGAACATGGAGAATCTGATTGAGTGCCAGTCAGAG GCCGATACCAAGAAATGCCCCCCGCTGGTTCCAGCAGATACTGAAGATGGACTTTGCCACTTAGCTG CAGAtggaacaaagaaaagaaagaaggtgaTACCACAGTCATTTACTCTGAGACGAAGCTCTGCCAATGGGAATTCCCTAGGGCAGTTAGACTTGGATGCCAAAATGGCTCTGTTTGGCCAGCCTCTGGCAGCTATCTGTGGGGAAGACGACACACTGCCCCAGCCCATCCAG GATCTCTTTGCTATGTTGTATAGGAAAGGACCTTCCACTGAAGGGATATTCAGAAAAGCTGCCAATGAGAAAGCACGAAAGGAGTTAAAGGAGGACCTAAACAAAGGCGTGAATGTTGatttgaaaagcaaatctgTGCACCTGCTGGCAGTGGTCTTGAAG GACTTCCTCCGAAATATTCCCTCTAAACTGCTGTCAGCCAACCTCTACGAGAAGTGGATGCAAGCTCTGGAGAAGCcaagcaagcaggaaaaaattGAAGAATTGAAAGA GGTGGCTGAAAAGCTTCCGAGGCCAAACCTGGCCGTGCTCAAGCACTTGCTCTCTCTGCTCCACCGCATCAGCCAAAACGCTGAGACCAACAGGATGGACTCCAGCAATCTGGCCATTTGCGTGGGCCCAAATATGCTGAGCCCAGAGACAGACAATACGATCCCTCTGGAAGTGCAGAAGGAGATGAATGACAAG GTGACAGTGTTGGTGGAGTTCCTCATAAACAACTGCTCAGAAATATTTGGGAAGGACATTACCTTGCCAGTATGTTCCTCAGTTGAGTCACTGGAGCACACAGACAGCTCCACGG AATACCTGTGTGCTGCTCATCAGAATGACTCTGCCTACGACAGCCCAGATCCAGAAGCTGAATGCAGCCCTAGTACCTCTCAGGTGGAGCATCCCAAAGGGAGGAGCACTAGTGTGagcagaagatgcccagcctCTGGCTCTTCACTGACTAATTTCAGAGATGACATCAGCATGATGGACAGGAGGTACTCAGAGCCAGACCTGTCCTTCCAGAACCGCCTTGAAGGCAGGATAAGGAATCAGAAACTAAACAAAAGTGAGGACAATTTTCCAGTTCGGCAGAAACAGCTAGGTTTGGAGGCACTGGAGAAACGGCTTGCAATCTTACCTTCACAATTATCAACTGACTCTCTACCTAAAACATCCTCCAGTTGCTCCCTGGAGAGCTCTGATGGCTCAGTCTTCACCAGCTCCCCAGTAGTTTCACCCTCTAGTCccaaaaaaacctttttaaatAGGCCCCAGTCCTTTTCCACAAAGGCCACTGAAAACTGCAGTGTGCCCAGCAGAGAGATCAAAAAGCATTCCATGTCATTCTCTTTTGCAAACCGCAGGAAAACACTAATCAAAACCCAGAGCTGGGGGCCtggaaaaaacatgttttttcaGAGAGACAGTttcacaaagaaagaagaacagTTCTCCTGCAGGGTTGTCCGGGAGAACATCCCTGATGATAACAAACCATTGCCTGTGGAGCATCATCCAAGGCCCCGTTTCAAGTCAGTTGATGAAGTGTTCAGAGAGGTAGACCAGAGGAATCCTGGAAGACCACCCTCTTATGAAGAGGCTATTAAAAACTGCCTGGCCACTAAGGTTGCCTCTCACAGTCTTACAGTTCAAACTATGAGATTAAAAATGTCAAACCAGGACACTTTGTTGCCTCAtccaagcagcagctgtgcacaAGACGCAGCATGTATGGCTTTAAGGGATCTACCTAGTGGAAGAGTTTCTGCAGTGAAGAATTCTGATGTGGAAACTGAAACCCTCAGTGTCACTGTCGGAATAAACTCCCGTGTGAGTTTACCTGTGACCCCGGGAGTCTACCGATTGAGAGCCATGTCTGAATCCTATCAAAAGAACAAACTGGAGTTTGTGGCTCGGAGGTGCAGCCAGCCAGTTTTTGAGGTAGAACAGATCCAGTATGCCAAGGAATCCTATGTTTAA